From a region of the Cucumis sativus cultivar 9930 chromosome 6, Cucumber_9930_V3, whole genome shotgun sequence genome:
- the LOC116404551 gene encoding callose synthase 5-like, translating into MKCEVIECCESLKNVLNVLAVGENEKSSKKVLNNLLKITLLPMPQKLINPTLFQMMLTCGSSFGTSISMELEHQVQLESTTS; encoded by the exons ATGAAATGTGAAGTGATAGAGTGTTgtgaatctttaaaaaatgtcttgAATGTTCTGGCAGTtggagaaaatgagaaaag TTCAAAGAAAGTGTTAAACAATTTGCTCAAGATAACATTGCTCCCCATGCCACAAAAATTGATCAACCCAACTCTTTTCCAAAT GATGTTAACTTGTGGAAGCTCATTCGGGACTTCGATCTCCATGGAATTAGAACATCAG gttcaactggagtCAACAACTTCATAA
- the LOC116404487 gene encoding pectinesterase inhibitor-like: MANNSCFITFSLIGVLLFTIISNVASSNDVVSTICSEISNPQFCLSVLKSAGTTDLKGLAVYTLNLAHSNAGKSLILANSLAKATTNPQLKQRYSFCAESYDEVVGDIENAQNDLALGDFIGVIIVTTGAMTTLGDHCQNKLLQPPKDTSLLLKNSNTLDDIFSIIMVISDHL, from the coding sequence atggcCAATAACTCTTGTTTCAttactttctctctcattGGAGTTCTTTTGTTCACCATCATTTCAAATGTGGCATCATCTAACGACGTTGTTTCTACCATCTGTTCAGAAATCTCAAATCCACAATTTTGTTTAAGTGTGTTGAAATCTGCAGGCACTACAGATCTAAAAGGCTTGGCTGTATACACCTTAAACCTTGCTCATTCAAATGCTGGCAAATCTTTGATCCTAGCCAACTCACTAGCAAAAGCCACCACCAATCCTCAACTTAAGCAACGATATTCATTTTGTGCTGAGAGCTATGATGAAGTTGTTGGTGACATTGAAAATGCTCAAAACGACTTGGCACTTGGGGACTTTATTGGTGTCATTATTGTAACTACTGGTGCCATGACAACTCTTGGTGATCACTGTCAGAATAAGCTCTTGCAGCCGCCGAAGGATACATCGTTGCTTTTAAAGAATAGCAACACTCTAGATGATATATTTAGCATTATTATGGTTATATCCGATCATCTTTGA